One Alligator mississippiensis isolate rAllMis1 chromosome 12, rAllMis1, whole genome shotgun sequence DNA window includes the following coding sequences:
- the LOC132244545 gene encoding uncharacterized protein LOC132244545, whose amino-acid sequence MAPAAQRSAAQPGSAWSGGRAGGRAVRARRLPPPTSFLAGEGAGAAAAEAALPPRPPVPRSLPPSPLSFSLHSSRLSLPLSCCLPSLPHRSRLSLPLSLALFCPFLFPLSPHSLCPPSLLQPALCPLLALSPPLPLLSLSLVPHPLTFPSRCPLLFSVLPSLFPPSSLHQYLPFLFPQPLALPHPTHLSLLHPALFPCLFLSSSLSPQPLTLPHPARFPLSPSPCPLPFPIPSFFSVLPSLFPPSSLHQFLPFLFPLSPSPSLSHTPLIFPSFSFTLPSSHLLFPIPSLFSVLPSLFPLFSHPHHCTSTVCRHLAAQDQIGGDLVKRGAWLREAPLCLSQWQVAPEGSSGPPQRSSMWVDVGF is encoded by the exons ATGGCTCCCGCCG cgcagcgcagcgcagcgcagcccgGCAGCGCCTGgtccggcgggcgggcgggcgggcgggcggtgcGAGCGCGGCGCCTCCCACCGCCCACTTCCTTCCTCGccggggaaggggccggggctgcggcGGCGGAGGCTGCGCTCCCTCCCCGGCCACCTGTGCCTCGGTCCCTCCCTCCGTCCCCGCTCTCCTTCTCCCTTCACTCCTCCCGCttgtccctccccctctcctgctgccttccctctctcccccatcgCTCTCGCTtgtccctccctctgtcccttgctcttttctgtcctttcctcttccctctgTCCCCGCACTCGCTttgccctccctctctccttcagcctgccctctgccccttgcTCGCTCTttcaccccctctccctcttctgtccctctctctcgtCCCCCATCCCCTCACTTTTCCCTCCCGCTGTCCCTTACTGTTTTCTgtccttccttctctcttcccACCCTCATCCCTGCACCAGTaccttcctttcctcttccctcaGCCCCTCGCTCTCCCGCACCCCACTCATCTTTCCCTCCTTcaccctgccctcttcccctgtctcttcctttcctcttccctctccccccagcccctcactctcCCACACCCCGCTCGTTTTCCCCTTTCTCCTTCACCctgccctcttcccttccccatcccctcattcttttctgtccttccttctctcttcccACCCTCATCCCTGCACCagttccttcctttcctcttccctctctcccccagcccctcactctcccacaccccactcattttcccctctttctccttcaccctgccctcttcccatctcctcttccccatcccctcactcttttctgtccttccttctctcttccctctcttttcccacCCTCATCACTGCACCAGTACCGTATGTAGACACCTGGCAGctcag GATCAGATCGGAGGAGACCTGGTGAAGCGGGGTGCCTGGCTGCGGGAAGCTCCTCTGTGTCTATCCCAATGGCAGGTAGCGCCCGAGGGATCCTCAGGACCGCCGCAGCGCTCGTCCATGTGGGTGGATGTAGGCTTTTga